From the genome of Psychroserpens ponticola, one region includes:
- a CDS encoding peptidase associated/transthyretin-like domain-containing protein — translation MKYLFSFFCIAFFSSTIYSISAQNSIDNSQDFLNRSPIYDYSELQLNNTDTIPGFDSKLNKLKITGTIYKSDGITPAKDVILYIDQADENGDFDLRYTNEKRYVHNRGWIKTDIDGTYTFYTYIPGNDRRYNQMQQLFPIVKEPSKDAYEIASFLFDDDPFLTKMCRKRMAKKGDPSRILKLKNVDGIKVVQKNIVLSSDLDNTK, via the coding sequence ATGAAATACCTATTCTCTTTTTTTTGCATTGCTTTTTTTAGTAGTACTATCTATTCAATTAGTGCTCAAAACTCTATTGATAATTCTCAAGATTTTTTAAATAGAAGTCCTATATATGATTATTCAGAACTTCAATTGAATAATACAGATACGATTCCTGGTTTTGATTCAAAATTAAATAAGCTTAAAATCACAGGAACTATATATAAAAGTGATGGTATTACTCCAGCGAAAGATGTTATTCTATATATAGATCAAGCTGATGAAAATGGTGATTTCGATTTAAGATATACAAATGAGAAACGTTATGTGCACAATAGAGGTTGGATAAAGACTGATATTGATGGAACTTATACTTTTTACACGTATATTCCTGGTAATGATAGACGTTACAATCAAATGCAACAACTATTCCCAATAGTAAAAGAACCTTCTAAAGATGCGTATGAGATTGCGTCATTTCTATTTGATGACGATCCGTTTTTAACAAAAATGTGTCGTAAAAGAATGGCTAAAAAAGGAGATCCTTCAAGAATTTTGAAGCTTAAAAATGTAGATGGAATAAAGGTTGTTCAGAAGAATATTGTCCTTAGTTCAGATTTAGATAATACAAAATAA
- a CDS encoding peptidoglycan DD-metalloendopeptidase family protein: protein MKSLFKYLLTAIVLSVYSQKNPDLNIVDRLDFEVIKKADSTDITIKSDTITPIDIKAEYWNHTVYNPFKNELVMFPLQLEFKDSTYASPIGKNKVITSRYGWRRGRAHKGIDIDLITGDSLFAMFDGIVRMSRYSRGHGKTVVIRHYNGLETVYAHLSKYGAKENDSIKKGQYIGKGGVSGNARGSHLHLVINYKGISINPEYLFEFNETNSIRANEIWITQQWTRPYVHNSKRQSKITPLLSEEEAITSLKKQKKIYVVKRGDTLSRISKRNNVTIAAICKTNAISKNSVIKPGQKLVIEK from the coding sequence ATGAAATCACTTTTTAAGTATCTTCTAACTGCAATAGTTTTAAGTGTTTACAGCCAAAAAAATCCTGATCTAAATATTGTAGATCGCTTAGATTTTGAGGTTATAAAAAAAGCAGACTCTACAGATATAACTATTAAATCTGACACCATTACACCAATCGATATTAAGGCTGAGTATTGGAATCACACTGTATACAATCCATTTAAAAATGAATTAGTAATGTTTCCATTACAATTGGAGTTTAAGGATTCTACTTACGCTTCACCAATAGGTAAGAACAAAGTAATCACTTCTCGCTATGGTTGGCGAAGAGGTCGAGCTCATAAGGGCATCGATATCGATTTAATTACAGGTGATAGCTTGTTTGCTATGTTTGATGGTATAGTACGAATGTCTAGATACTCTAGAGGTCATGGAAAAACTGTAGTTATTAGACATTATAATGGTTTAGAAACTGTGTACGCACATTTATCTAAGTATGGTGCTAAAGAAAATGATTCTATAAAAAAAGGACAATATATTGGTAAAGGTGGCGTGTCTGGAAATGCAAGAGGAAGTCATCTGCATCTTGTTATAAACTATAAGGGTATTTCTATAAATCCTGAATATTTATTTGAATTTAATGAAACAAATTCTATAAGAGCAAATGAAATTTGGATTACTCAACAATGGACACGTCCTTATGTACACAACTCAAAACGACAGAGTAAAATAACTCCATTATTGTCTGAAGAGGAAGCCATCACTAGCTTAAAAAAGCAAAAGAAAATTTATGTCGTGAAACGTGGTGATACTCTATCACGCATCTCTAAAAGAAACAACGTTACCATAGCAGCAATTTGTAAAACAAATGCAATTAGCAAAAATTCTGTGATTAAACCTGGTCAGAAATTGGTAATTGAAAAATAG